The Erythrobacter insulae genome window below encodes:
- a CDS encoding aspartate-semialdehyde dehydrogenase has protein sequence MRIWALSIAMLAVAACDSGNVPPPSSQSELRASTPYVEVDEVALRGDGITAGTESFYFAAGQNEVEGALEQALGDPGDKGENGECGAGAMAFASYPGGLTVNFQGGSLVGWNWDSDADNISLNGDYRIGTLRTEIEALDGFVMIEDSTLGEEFALGDRIGGFFEGDAVSMFYAGTQCFFR, from the coding sequence ATGCGGATATGGGCTCTTTCAATTGCAATGCTGGCGGTTGCTGCCTGCGACAGTGGCAATGTCCCGCCGCCCAGCTCGCAATCAGAATTGCGGGCCAGTACGCCTTATGTCGAGGTTGATGAGGTGGCTCTGCGAGGCGACGGCATAACTGCCGGCACGGAATCGTTTTATTTTGCCGCCGGTCAGAACGAAGTCGAGGGCGCGCTTGAGCAAGCCCTGGGCGATCCCGGCGATAAGGGTGAGAATGGCGAATGCGGCGCAGGCGCCATGGCCTTTGCCAGCTATCCCGGCGGTCTGACTGTCAATTTTCAAGGTGGCAGCCTTGTCGGGTGGAACTGGGACAGCGACGCGGACAATATCTCGCTGAACGGTGATTATCGCATTGGCACTCTGCGTACTGAGATCGAAGCCCTTGATGGGTTTGTGATGATCGAAGACAGCACGCTGGGAGAGGAATTTGCGCTCGGTGACCGGATCGGCGGTTTCTTTGAGGGTGATGCCGTATCGATGTTTTATGCCGGAACGCAGTGCTTTTTTAGATAG
- a CDS encoding 2-hydroxychromene-2-carboxylate isomerase, whose translation MTLKADLFFSFRSPYSYLAIGRYRAMIADYDLEIALRTVWPIAIRDPALLFSGNPNVPRYILMDSMRSAQMLGIPFRWPRPDPIVQNLATREIAADQPYIYRLGRLGQAAERAGKGVEFADEVSRVIFSGEVDGWDEGDHLADAAERAGLKMTDLEAVVAADTKALDDEIAANQAALEAAGHWGVPTLVFDGEPFFGQDRIEMAKWRMEQKGLVKR comes from the coding sequence ATGACACTTAAAGCCGATCTCTTTTTCAGCTTCCGTTCCCCATATTCCTATCTCGCGATTGGGCGTTATCGCGCGATGATTGCTGACTATGATCTGGAAATAGCGCTTCGGACAGTTTGGCCCATCGCCATTCGTGATCCCGCGCTTTTGTTTTCCGGCAATCCCAATGTGCCGCGGTACATCCTGATGGATTCGATGCGATCCGCACAAATGTTGGGTATCCCGTTCCGCTGGCCAAGGCCGGATCCGATTGTGCAGAACCTCGCGACGCGCGAGATCGCTGCGGATCAGCCGTATATTTATCGATTGGGCAGGTTGGGGCAGGCGGCAGAGCGAGCAGGCAAAGGCGTTGAATTCGCCGACGAAGTATCCCGCGTCATCTTTTCCGGCGAAGTCGATGGCTGGGATGAAGGCGATCACCTTGCTGACGCTGCCGAGCGGGCGGGATTGAAAATGACCGACCTTGAGGCGGTTGTCGCGGCCGACACCAAGGCACTCGATGATGAAATCGCCGCTAATCAGGCTGCGCTGGAGGCGGCGGGCCATTGGGGCGTGCCAACACTTGTGTTCGATGGTGAGCCGTTTTTCGGGCAGGACCGCATCGAAATGGCGAAATGGCGCATGGAGCAAAAAGGTCTGGTCAAGAGGTGA
- a CDS encoding GFA family protein, translating to MAHGAKRSGQEVKGELSGQCLCGAVRYTLREGFRLKPYACHCGNCQSRTGSAFSEHMLFAISDMNISGELDAGEYDMPSGGHSTIYGCAKCKARIYAVNANREGMASLRCGTLDNSTDLDIQHHIWVASKQPWIGLHEGAKTMEQQPRSHQEWVEFVGIA from the coding sequence ATGGCGCATGGAGCAAAAAGGTCTGGTCAAGAGGTGAAAGGCGAACTCTCTGGCCAATGCCTTTGCGGTGCAGTGCGTTATACTTTGCGCGAAGGATTTCGGCTTAAACCATATGCCTGCCACTGCGGTAACTGCCAGAGCCGCACCGGATCAGCCTTTAGCGAACACATGCTTTTTGCGATCTCAGATATGAATATCTCGGGTGAGCTGGATGCTGGCGAGTATGATATGCCAAGCGGTGGGCATTCCACGATTTACGGCTGTGCGAAATGCAAAGCGCGGATCTATGCCGTGAACGCCAACCGCGAGGGCATGGCAAGCCTGCGCTGCGGGACGCTCGATAATAGCACCGATCTCGACATTCAGCACCATATTTGGGTGGCGAGTAAACAACCATGGATCGGTCTTCACGAAGGCGCGAAGACAATGGAACAGCAGCCGCGCTCCCATCAGGAGTGGGTCGAATTTGTTGGGATAGCGTAG
- a CDS encoding alpha/beta fold hydrolase, producing the protein MKTEYFETFDGTELALHREGEGKPVVLLHGLFSSSHMNWIKWGHAARLAEAGFEAIMLDFRVHGDSASPTDPAAYPAGVLVRDVAALIDHLGVFDHEYDLVGFSLGARTSIHACAAGVLAPRRLVACGMGVAGLAEWEKRSAFFKRVIDEFDTIERGDPAYLSRQFLKSQGVDRVAARLLLNAFENLDPAMLSNIHVPTLVLCGENDQDNGSAEELARLLPDARYQTVPGGHLDSATKPELGAAIVEYLQAE; encoded by the coding sequence ATGAAAACCGAATATTTTGAAACTTTCGACGGGACCGAACTCGCACTCCATCGGGAAGGTGAGGGCAAACCTGTCGTATTGCTGCATGGACTGTTTTCCAGCTCGCATATGAACTGGATCAAATGGGGACACGCGGCGCGGCTCGCCGAGGCGGGCTTTGAGGCCATTATGCTTGATTTCCGCGTTCACGGAGACAGCGCATCCCCGACCGACCCGGCGGCATATCCGGCAGGGGTCCTGGTTCGCGATGTCGCGGCCTTGATCGATCACCTTGGTGTCTTCGATCATGAATATGACCTCGTCGGATTTTCATTGGGAGCGCGCACTTCAATCCATGCCTGCGCTGCAGGTGTCCTCGCTCCGCGGCGACTTGTTGCGTGCGGCATGGGCGTTGCAGGCCTGGCAGAATGGGAGAAACGCTCTGCATTCTTTAAGCGCGTAATCGACGAATTCGACACAATCGAGCGCGGCGATCCCGCCTATCTGTCGCGGCAATTCCTGAAGTCTCAAGGTGTTGACCGCGTTGCGGCCCGGCTTTTGCTGAACGCTTTTGAAAACCTCGATCCGGCAATGCTTTCGAACATTCATGTGCCGACACTGGTCCTTTGCGGGGAAAACGATCAGGACAATGGCTCGGCAGAAGAGCTCGCGCGGCTGCTGCCTGATGCGCGCTATCAAACCGTACCGGGGGGGCATCTTGATAGTGCTACCAAACCCGAATTAGGCGCCGCTATCGTCGAATATCTCCAAGCCGAGTGA
- a CDS encoding M2 family metallopeptidase: MTLAISALKTSLASLAISLAAAPAFADGHAGHAHTDTAASAAETEFPLTPEGAAQFIAKVEAEMADFSSTSAHIYWLQATNITYDSNKLAAEYGARATLMSVGYANEAAKYAAVPGLDSEISRKLDMLRNGIAMPAPSRDGAAEELSNIATDLGAQYGQGKGTLNGEPINGSDIEAEMGNLERTPEELAEMWASWHDNVGAPMREDYTKMIAIANEGAKELGFDNVGTMWRSGYDMSAEEFAGETERMWQEVKPLYVALHTYVRRKLNEKYGDNVQPATGPIRADLLGNMWAQEWGNIYPLVAPEGAGDIGYDLTDLIAEKDLDAVEMTKVGEQFFSSLGFEALPETFWDRSQFTKPRDREVVCHASAWNLDNVDDLRIKMCIKQNADDFITIHHELGHNYYQRAYNDQDFLHLNGANDGFHEAIGDMIALSITPDYLVQIDMLKEDEVPSADKDIGLLLRQAMDKVAFLPFGLLVDRYRWSLFDGSVAPQDYNKAWTELRTEYQGIIPPVERPDDAFDPGAKYHVPGNVSYTRYFLARLLQFQFYKAACDTAGWEGPLHRCSFYGNEEVGQNLNAMLEMGASKPWPDALEAFTGERQMSGKAMVEYFAPLMDWLEEQNKGQEKGW; this comes from the coding sequence ATGACACTCGCAATCTCTGCGCTTAAAACCTCTCTCGCATCCTTGGCGATATCGCTCGCAGCCGCTCCCGCATTTGCAGATGGCCATGCCGGACATGCGCACACGGACACTGCGGCATCGGCTGCCGAAACAGAGTTTCCGCTCACACCTGAAGGAGCGGCGCAGTTCATTGCAAAAGTCGAAGCCGAAATGGCCGACTTTTCCAGCACTTCTGCGCATATCTATTGGTTGCAAGCGACCAACATCACCTATGACAGCAACAAACTTGCCGCTGAATATGGCGCGCGGGCTACCTTGATGAGCGTTGGCTATGCCAATGAAGCGGCAAAATACGCCGCAGTGCCCGGGCTCGATTCAGAAATCTCGCGCAAACTGGATATGTTGCGCAACGGGATCGCGATGCCAGCTCCTTCACGCGATGGCGCGGCAGAGGAATTGTCAAACATCGCGACCGATCTTGGCGCACAGTACGGTCAGGGTAAGGGGACTTTGAATGGCGAGCCTATCAATGGCTCCGACATCGAAGCAGAAATGGGTAATCTGGAACGCACCCCGGAAGAGCTCGCCGAAATGTGGGCCAGCTGGCACGACAATGTCGGCGCGCCAATGCGTGAAGATTACACCAAAATGATAGCCATCGCGAATGAAGGCGCCAAAGAGCTCGGATTCGATAATGTCGGCACGATGTGGCGTTCGGGTTATGATATGTCGGCGGAGGAATTCGCAGGCGAAACCGAACGCATGTGGCAGGAAGTCAAACCGCTTTACGTTGCGCTTCATACATACGTTCGCCGAAAGCTGAACGAGAAATACGGCGACAACGTGCAACCTGCGACCGGCCCAATTCGCGCTGACTTGCTCGGCAATATGTGGGCCCAGGAATGGGGTAACATTTACCCTCTGGTTGCGCCCGAAGGCGCGGGTGATATCGGTTATGACCTAACCGATTTGATCGCGGAAAAAGATCTGGACGCGGTCGAGATGACGAAAGTCGGCGAACAGTTTTTCTCATCTTTGGGCTTTGAAGCTCTGCCGGAAACCTTTTGGGATCGAAGCCAGTTCACCAAACCGCGCGACCGCGAAGTTGTGTGCCATGCCTCAGCCTGGAACCTCGACAATGTCGACGATCTTCGTATCAAGATGTGCATCAAGCAGAATGCAGATGACTTCATCACGATCCATCACGAGCTTGGCCACAATTATTATCAGCGCGCCTATAATGATCAGGACTTCCTGCATCTCAATGGCGCAAATGATGGTTTCCACGAAGCGATCGGCGATATGATCGCCTTGTCGATTACACCGGATTATCTGGTGCAGATCGACATGCTGAAAGAAGACGAAGTGCCCAGCGCCGATAAGGACATTGGCCTGCTGCTGCGTCAGGCGATGGATAAGGTGGCGTTCCTGCCATTCGGTCTGCTTGTTGACCGGTATCGTTGGAGCTTGTTTGATGGATCGGTCGCACCGCAAGATTACAACAAGGCATGGACCGAATTGCGCACCGAATATCAGGGTATCATTCCACCGGTTGAGCGGCCGGATGATGCCTTTGACCCCGGCGCAAAATATCATGTTCCCGGCAATGTCAGCTACACCCGCTATTTCCTTGCCCGTCTTCTGCAATTCCAGTTTTATAAAGCGGCCTGCGACACCGCAGGTTGGGAAGGGCCGCTTCACCGCTGTTCGTTTTATGGCAATGAAGAGGTCGGCCAGAATTTGAACGCCATGCTTGAAATGGGCGCTTCCAAGCCGTGGCCTGACGCACTTGAGGCCTTCACAGGAGAGCGCCAAATGTCCGGCAAGGCGATGGTCGAATATTTCGCCCCGCTTATGGATTGGCTTGAAGAACAGAATAAAGGACAGGAAAAAGGTTGGTGA
- a CDS encoding Vgb family protein, producing the protein MRLTAASFFILPLVTACLAPDERIETEPVASSDVTGTLFVANKRGNTLSKIDLVSGEEVLRRDSCTNPHELATSPDQKHVALACYGGTTVDIFKTDTLERVRSLNLGEDARPHGIVWHESGDIYVTAEGQQAIYRLPDPFPAVSIAQSRYETGKQGSHMIAVAPDQSAAWTTDLGSKTVTRIDLKSGSVKSVTVGEEPEGISLAPDGSALWVSARGSDQAFELDPTTMEVRNTVETGAFPLRLSIRPQGDVAVTSDLRDGGLTVIDLKSAKVIRTIAVSGPEEAQERFQVTILWSDDGRRIYVAETASNTVAEVDYASGEVLRRLPTGDGGDGMAILP; encoded by the coding sequence GTGAGATTAACGGCAGCCTCCTTTTTCATTTTGCCGCTCGTTACCGCATGCCTGGCACCGGATGAGCGCATCGAAACTGAGCCGGTCGCATCTTCGGATGTGACCGGCACACTGTTTGTTGCCAATAAACGTGGCAATACGCTGTCGAAAATTGATCTTGTTTCGGGCGAAGAAGTGCTGCGGCGCGATAGCTGTACAAACCCGCACGAATTGGCGACTTCACCCGATCAGAAGCATGTCGCTCTGGCCTGTTATGGCGGCACGACTGTGGACATCTTCAAAACCGACACGCTCGAAAGGGTGCGGAGCCTCAATCTAGGCGAAGATGCGCGTCCGCATGGTATCGTCTGGCATGAAAGCGGCGACATCTATGTCACCGCCGAAGGTCAACAGGCCATTTACAGGCTGCCCGATCCCTTTCCCGCCGTTTCGATCGCGCAATCAAGATACGAAACGGGTAAACAAGGCAGCCACATGATCGCTGTGGCACCGGATCAGTCGGCGGCTTGGACAACCGATCTCGGGTCCAAAACTGTGACCCGGATTGATCTGAAATCTGGATCGGTAAAGTCAGTGACCGTTGGAGAAGAACCGGAGGGTATCTCCCTTGCGCCAGACGGATCAGCATTATGGGTGTCAGCGCGTGGATCCGATCAGGCATTTGAGCTCGATCCAACGACTATGGAAGTCCGTAATACGGTTGAAACAGGCGCGTTCCCGCTGCGCCTTTCCATCCGGCCCCAAGGCGACGTTGCTGTGACTTCTGATTTGAGAGATGGCGGGCTGACGGTGATTGATCTTAAATCGGCTAAAGTTATTCGCACGATTGCGGTTTCCGGGCCAGAAGAGGCGCAGGAACGCTTTCAGGTGACGATCCTATGGTCTGATGATGGCCGGCGTATCTATGTCGCGGAAACGGCGAGCAACACTGTCGCAGAGGTAGATTATGCGAGTGGAGAAGTTTTGCGCCGATTACCCACGGGTGATGGCGGCGATGGCATGGCGATCTTGCCATGA
- a CDS encoding ATP-dependent zinc protease family protein: MKSEALILPVVGWRERVSLPDLGLFNIPAKIDTGARTSSLHGHVTETIERDGKEFVRFSVDWDGEEHECEAVQVDIRGITSSNGESQRRYVIKTPLCIGDTQFRAEFSLADRSDMQFPMLIGRTALRRRFVVNSGQSWLQKGGLTNAR, from the coding sequence ATGAAGTCTGAAGCATTAATTTTACCTGTTGTCGGGTGGCGTGAACGCGTGAGCCTGCCCGATCTGGGCCTGTTCAACATTCCGGCCAAAATCGACACCGGGGCCCGCACGTCATCGCTCCACGGCCATGTGACCGAAACGATCGAGCGTGATGGAAAAGAATTCGTGCGTTTTTCGGTCGATTGGGATGGTGAGGAGCACGAATGTGAAGCGGTTCAGGTGGACATTCGCGGAATAACCAGCTCAAACGGAGAAAGTCAGCGGCGATATGTAATCAAGACGCCGCTTTGTATCGGGGACACCCAATTCCGCGCGGAATTCAGTCTGGCCGACAGGTCAGACATGCAGTTTCCCATGCTGATTGGCCGTACGGCTTTAAGACGGCGTTTCGTCGTGAACAGCGGTCAATCGTGGCTGCAAAAAGGCGGGCTGACGAACGCCCGATAA
- the rimK gene encoding 30S ribosomal protein S6--L-glutamate ligase codes for MKIAMLARNPNLYSHKRLVEAAEERGHTLDILNTTRCTVNIASHRPTVMYRGETLSGYHAVIPRIGASITNYGLAVLRQFEMSGVWSLNESVAIGRSRDKLRSTQIMAKHGLGLPLTAYANDPKQAEEIIKAVNGPPVVIKLLEGTQGIGVVLAETLKGGASIIEAFRGANVNIMVQEFIKEAGGSDIRCLVVGGKVVAAMKRQGAEGEFRSNLHRGGTAQLIKITPEERSTAVRAAKHMGLNVCGVDLLRSNHGPVIMEVNSSPGLEGIENATGKDIAGQIIEFIEGHAKPNSTKTKGKG; via the coding sequence TTGAAAATCGCGATGCTCGCTCGTAACCCTAACCTCTACTCGCACAAGCGCCTGGTTGAGGCTGCGGAGGAGCGTGGTCATACGCTTGATATTCTCAACACCACTCGCTGCACCGTCAACATCGCCAGCCACCGCCCGACAGTTATGTATCGCGGGGAAACATTGAGCGGCTATCATGCTGTAATCCCGCGCATTGGCGCTTCGATCACGAATTATGGCCTCGCAGTCCTTCGTCAGTTTGAAATGAGCGGCGTATGGTCCCTAAACGAAAGCGTTGCGATCGGCAGAAGCCGCGACAAACTCCGCTCGACCCAGATTATGGCGAAACACGGTTTGGGTTTGCCGCTCACTGCATACGCAAATGATCCCAAGCAAGCCGAAGAGATTATCAAGGCTGTCAACGGTCCGCCGGTGGTAATCAAATTGCTCGAAGGAACGCAGGGCATCGGTGTGGTGCTCGCTGAAACGCTCAAAGGCGGAGCGTCGATCATCGAGGCGTTCCGCGGTGCCAATGTGAACATCATGGTGCAGGAGTTCATCAAAGAAGCCGGAGGCTCCGATATCCGGTGCCTGGTCGTAGGCGGCAAGGTTGTTGCAGCAATGAAGCGGCAGGGGGCCGAAGGCGAGTTCCGGTCAAATCTTCACCGCGGCGGAACTGCGCAGCTGATTAAGATCACTCCAGAAGAGCGCTCCACCGCCGTTCGTGCAGCGAAACATATGGGGCTGAATGTGTGCGGCGTTGATTTGCTGCGAAGCAATCACGGGCCGGTGATCATGGAAGTCAATTCATCGCCGGGTCTGGAGGGAATTGAGAATGCCACAGGCAAAGACATTGCAGGCCAGATCATCGAATTCATCGAAGGTCATGCAAAACCGAACAGCACAAAAACCAAGGGGAAGGGCTGA